The Cetobacterium ceti DNA segment TAGGTACATCTATCTCTTTTAAATTTTCTAAAATAGAACTTCTTCCAAAAAGACCTCTTCCAATTCCCTGTAATGTTCTCAAATTTTCAGAGGATATTTCAGTTAAAGAGTCTACGAAATCACTAAATAGTTCCCCTTGATTTATAGATTCCTCTATTGAAAAAAATAAAGGAGCTATTTGATTGGCAATTCCTAAAGAAATTTTATTTTGAAAAGCTATAACTTTTAAGTGCCCCTCATAAAAATCCTGTGTACAAGTTTCCTCTTCTCCGCAATAGCAATCTAAAATAATAAGTTTATTTAATTTATATCCATATTTAATTCCTAAATGACAACCTATAATTCCTCCTATAGATGTTCCTATATATGTAAATTTATCTATATTTAATAACTTTAAAACTTCAATTATATCCCAAGTTAAATATTCTAAAGAATAATAATTTATCTCTCCTAAATTATCTGATTTTCCATGTCCCCATAGATCAATTTTAATACATTTATAATTTTCAGAAAATATTTCTGTAATTTTATCCCATACACTACTATCCCATAAAAAACCATGAACAAAAACTAAAGGCTCTCCTTCACCAATTATTTCTACATTCATCTTTCTTTTATTTCTCAATTCTAGTTGCAAATTTTCCTCCTGATAAACCATAAAAAATAAAATTATTGCCATTTATAACATGCGTATTCTATCATCATATTCTATCTCTTTTTTTCAAAAATCACAAATTTATATATTTTTATCACCAATATTGATTTTTTCTTCATTTCCAGTTAAAATATGTGGCACGATTATTTGGAAAGGAGAATTATGTTAAAACAATTAAAAGAAATAATAAGTCTTGCAATTCCTGCTGTAGCTGAAATGATTTTATATATGCTAATATGGGTATTTGATACTTTAATGGTAGGAAAAGCTGGAGGGCAGATTGGGGTTTCTGCTGTAGGGTTAAGTTCTGAAATTATGTATACCTTTATAAACATACTAATTGGAATGGGGTTGGCAATATCTATCACCTCATTAGTTGCTAGGTCAATGGGTGAAAACAACTCTAAAAAAGCTCAAGAGTTTGCTAATCAAGGAATTAAATTAGGATTATTTATCGCATTTTTTATGTTTTTAATCTTTTTTATATTTTCAAAAACAATTTTAAAAAGCGCTGGGGCTGAAGTTGAAGTTTTAAATTTAGGTAAAAAATATATGAGAATCTGTTCTGTGGGAATGTTTTTTAATATGTGTTCAAATCTTTTAAGTGGAGTTTATCGTGGATGTAAAGATACTAAAACACCCCTTTTAGGAGCTTTTATATTAAATATTATAAATATTTCCTTTGACTATCTTCTTATTTTTGGAAAATTTGGCTTCCCAAAATTAGGAGTTGAAGGAGCAGCCTATGCTACAACTTTAGGAAATATCTTTTGTTTTCTTATTCTACTTTATAAAAGTAGAAAACTTCCATTTAAACTTTCCTTGAAAAATAAAATTAATTTTAAGGAAATTAAAGACTTAATAAATTTAGCTGTACCTTCAGGACTTCAAGAGGGGGCCTTTAGTATAGTTAGATTATTAGGTGCTCTTATGGTTATGAGACTAGGAAGTCTTGCTTTTTCTGCAAATCAAATAGTTATAACTATTGAAAGTATATCTTTTATGCCTGGATGGGGATTTGCAATTTCCTCTGTAGCCCTTGTAGGCCATAGTATGGGTGAAAAAAATTATAAAAAAGCTGAAGAATATGCAAAGGGATCTCTTTTATTAGCTTCCTTAGTAATGGGATTTTTCAGTATTATTTTCTTAGTTTTTCCCCATCATTTAGTCGGACTTTTTATAAAAAAATCAGAAGTCGATGTTATTCGTCTAGGAACTATTTGTCTAATGATTGGAGCAATCCAACAGGTTCCTATGGCTATAAGTATGGTTTTAGGTGGTGTTTTAAAGGGCTATGGAGATAGTAAACTTCCATTCAAAATAACTCTTTTTACCAACTGGGGAATTAGATTACCTCTTATGATATATTTTATTTATTTAAATAAAATGCCTATTACATATTTCTGGGTAATTACTACAATACAGTGGTCTTTAGAATGTATTATTTTAATAATTTTTTATAAAAGAAAAACTTCAAAATTCAAAAAATATATAGAAGTTTAGTTTTTGAATCAAAGTTCAAAAAAGTTCTTGATTTATTTTTATAAATATACTATAATAACTTTGCTGAAATATTTTTTATAAATTCCATGTATTCCAAAATATTAAATATTATGAATCGCAACTGAAAAGAGATAGCCCTGGCAATAGGCTATCTCTTTTCTATTTTTGTCCTATATCTTTTCTATAAAATAAATTTTCACATTTTATTTTACTTACATTTTCATAGGCTTTTACTCTAGCTTCTTCTAAGGTTCCTCCTTTACCTAAAACAGTCAGTACTCTTCCTCCATTTGTTAATAGTTTATCTCCTATTATTTTTGTTCCCATATGATATATATATTTAGAAATATCTTTAATATTTTCTATTTCATATCCATTTACATATTCATGAGGATATCCCTTAGAAGCCAATACTACTCCTAAAGTATATTCATTTTTCCATTTTAATTTTCTAGTTTTATTATCTAAAAGTTCTAAAATAACTTCTATTAAATCATCTTCTAATCTTGGAAGAATTCCTTGGGCTTCAGGATCTCCAAATCTACCATTAAATTCAATGGTTTTTACCCCCTCCTCTGTAACCATAATTCCTCCAAATAAAAATCCACAAAAGGGAATATTTTCTTTTACAAGGGCTTGTCCCATGGGTTTCATAATTTTTTCCATGGTTTCATTTATAATACTTTCACTCACCCAATCCACAGGAGAATAAACTCCCATTCCACCAGTATTATCTCCCATATCCTTATCATACGCTTTTTTATGATCCTGAGCAATTTCTAAAGGTATTATTTTATCTCCATTTACCATTCCTATAATTGAAAATTCTCTTCCTTTTAAAAATTCCTCAATTAAAACTTTATTTTCCTCTTTAAATATTCTATCTAAAGTTGTTCTTCCATCTTCTAAAGAATTAACTATTGTAACTCCCTTTCCACTTTTTAGTCCATCCTCTTTAATTACAATTGGAAATTTTTCTTCTTTTATATATTCAAAAGCATCTTTAAAATTATTAAAACTTTTATATTTCCCTGTTGGGATATTATATTTTTCCATTATTTCTTTTGCAAACTCTTTACTACTTTCAATTTTTATAGCTTCCTTTGTAGGACCAAATATCTTTAATCCTTTTCTTTGAAATTCATCTACTATCCCCTTTGATAAACTGCTTTCTGGGCCAACTATAGTTAAATCTATTTCATTTCTTTTAGCAAAATTTCCCAAACTTTCAATATCATCTTCACATATATTAACTATTTTTCCTATACTTTCCATTCCTCCATTTCCTGGAGCAAAGTATATCTCTTTTACCAAAGAACTTTCTTTAATTTTTAATCCAATGGCATGCTCTCTTCCACCTTTTCCTACTATTAAGATTTTCATATATCCTCCATAATATTAATGTTTAAAATGTCTAATCCCTGTAAATACCATAGGGATACTTTTTTCATTACATATATCAATAGATTCTTGATCTTTAATAGAACCTCCCGGTTGAATAATTCCCCTTATTTCATACTGACTTGCCATATCTATACTATCTCCCATTGGGAAAAATGCATCAGAACCAATATATGCACCATTACATTTATCTTTTCCCTGTTCCAATGCCAATTTCATTGCTCCTACCCTATTCATTTGTCCTGCACCAATTCCTATTGTTTGGAAATTTTTACTAATAACTATTCCATTTGACTTTACATGTTTTACAACTTTCCATACAAATTCTAACTCTTCCATATCCCAGGTATCTAATTTTTTTTCTGTTACTATTTGATATTTATTCCTATCCTCATTTTTCATATCCAACTCTTGAGTTAAAATTCCATCTAAAACTGAAGTTACTTTTATACTATTTTTTACTTCATTTTTCATATTTATTTTTAAAACCCTTAAATTCTTCTTTGTTTTTAATATTTCCAAAGCTTCCTGTGTAAAGTCATTTCCTATTACAATTTCTAAAAATATTTTAACAAGTTCCCTTGCAAGGTCTCCATCTACAATTCCATTTGTTCCTACAATTCCTCCAAAAATAGATATACTATCTCCCTCATAAACTTTTTTCCATGCATCTAAAGAATTTTCTCCTAGAGCAACTCCACAGGGATTCATATGTTTGACTCCTACACAGGCAATTTTTTTACTATTTTCAAACTCTTTTAAAATTTCTAAAACTACATTTCCATCTTGAATATTATTATATGAAAGCTCCTTTCCATTCAATTGCTCACAATTTCCCATGGAATATCCACACTTTGAATTTTTATAAAATCCACCTTTTTGATGAGGATTTTCCCCATATCTTAAATCTTGAACTTTTCTATATCCTATTGTTAACTTATCACTTTTTATATTTTCATTTTTATTTAAAAAATAATTACCAATTAAACTGTCATAATAGGCCGTTTCTAAAAATACTTTCCCTGCTAAAATTTCTCTTGTATTTAAAGTTGTTTCTCCATTTTTCTCAATCTCTTCTAAAACCATTTTATAATCTTTTGGATCAATTACCGTTGTTACATATTTATAATTTTTAGCCCCTGATCGTAACATTGATGGGCCACCGATATCTATATTTTCTATAGATGGAGTTTCTTCAAAGGGATATAAATTTACAACAACCATATCTATATACTTAATTTTATTTTTTAAAATCTCATCTTTATGTTTCTCATCATCTCTTAGGGCTAATAGCCCCCCGTGAATTTTAGGATGAAGAGTTTTCACTCTTCCACTTAAAATCTCAGGAAAATCTGTAACTTCTTCCACATTTTTTACTTTAATTCCATTTTCCTCTAAATATTTTTTAGTTCCACCTGTAGAAATAATTTCAA contains these protein-coding regions:
- a CDS encoding alpha/beta fold hydrolase; this translates as MQLELRNKRKMNVEIIGEGEPLVFVHGFLWDSSVWDKITEIFSENYKCIKIDLWGHGKSDNLGEINYYSLEYLTWDIIEVLKLLNIDKFTYIGTSIGGIIGCHLGIKYGYKLNKLIILDCYCGEEETCTQDFYEGHLKVIAFQNKISLGIANQIAPLFFSIEESINQGELFSDFVDSLTEISSENLRTLQGIGRGLFGRSSILENLKEIDVPTLFLVGEVDIVRPFYKMNEMAKRVKNSEIIVVPKAGYTAILENPIFIREEIKKFLNKKE
- a CDS encoding MATE family efflux transporter; protein product: MLKQLKEIISLAIPAVAEMILYMLIWVFDTLMVGKAGGQIGVSAVGLSSEIMYTFINILIGMGLAISITSLVARSMGENNSKKAQEFANQGIKLGLFIAFFMFLIFFIFSKTILKSAGAEVEVLNLGKKYMRICSVGMFFNMCSNLLSGVYRGCKDTKTPLLGAFILNIINISFDYLLIFGKFGFPKLGVEGAAYATTLGNIFCFLILLYKSRKLPFKLSLKNKINFKEIKDLINLAVPSGLQEGAFSIVRLLGALMVMRLGSLAFSANQIVITIESISFMPGWGFAISSVALVGHSMGEKNYKKAEEYAKGSLLLASLVMGFFSIIFLVFPHHLVGLFIKKSEVDVIRLGTICLMIGAIQQVPMAISMVLGGVLKGYGDSKLPFKITLFTNWGIRLPLMIYFIYLNKMPITYFWVITTIQWSLECIILIIFYKRKTSKFKKYIEV
- the purD gene encoding phosphoribosylamine--glycine ligase; the protein is MKILIVGKGGREHAIGLKIKESSLVKEIYFAPGNGGMESIGKIVNICEDDIESLGNFAKRNEIDLTIVGPESSLSKGIVDEFQRKGLKIFGPTKEAIKIESSKEFAKEIMEKYNIPTGKYKSFNNFKDAFEYIKEEKFPIVIKEDGLKSGKGVTIVNSLEDGRTTLDRIFKEENKVLIEEFLKGREFSIIGMVNGDKIIPLEIAQDHKKAYDKDMGDNTGGMGVYSPVDWVSESIINETMEKIMKPMGQALVKENIPFCGFLFGGIMVTEEGVKTIEFNGRFGDPEAQGILPRLEDDLIEVILELLDNKTRKLKWKNEYTLGVVLASKGYPHEYVNGYEIENIKDISKYIYHMGTKIIGDKLLTNGGRVLTVLGKGGTLEEARVKAYENVSKIKCENLFYRKDIGQK
- the purH gene encoding bifunctional phosphoribosylaminoimidazolecarboxamide formyltransferase/IMP cyclohydrolase, which gives rise to MKRALVSVSNKDGLLEFINGLVKNNFEIISTGGTKKYLEENGIKVKNVEEVTDFPEILSGRVKTLHPKIHGGLLALRDDEKHKDEILKNKIKYIDMVVVNLYPFEETPSIENIDIGGPSMLRSGAKNYKYVTTVIDPKDYKMVLEEIEKNGETTLNTREILAGKVFLETAYYDSLIGNYFLNKNENIKSDKLTIGYRKVQDLRYGENPHQKGGFYKNSKCGYSMGNCEQLNGKELSYNNIQDGNVVLEILKEFENSKKIACVGVKHMNPCGVALGENSLDAWKKVYEGDSISIFGGIVGTNGIVDGDLARELVKIFLEIVIGNDFTQEALEILKTKKNLRVLKINMKNEVKNSIKVTSVLDGILTQELDMKNEDRNKYQIVTEKKLDTWDMEELEFVWKVVKHVKSNGIVISKNFQTIGIGAGQMNRVGAMKLALEQGKDKCNGAYIGSDAFFPMGDSIDMASQYEIRGIIQPGGSIKDQESIDICNEKSIPMVFTGIRHFKH